The bacterium genome includes a region encoding these proteins:
- a CDS encoding TetR/AcrR family transcriptional regulator produces MSIREAQRPRRSAAATATRDRLFHVAMEVFAERGYHGTTVDDIVAASATSKGAFYHYFSSKQDVFLTLMDAVAGVVEAGAEAAIADEPTALRKVESALRVVLETAEARRDLVKILLVEAVGLSPALEQKRLDIHRRFAQVIQRHLDRAVVEGAIPSQNTALAAQAWLGTLNEVITQWLVTGEGRVTDRLPDLRVLLLRSIGAADARKENGS; encoded by the coding sequence ATGTCCATTCGCGAAGCTCAGAGGCCCCGGCGCTCGGCGGCCGCGACCGCGACGCGGGACCGTCTGTTTCACGTCGCGATGGAGGTCTTCGCCGAGCGAGGCTACCACGGCACGACAGTCGACGACATCGTGGCGGCGTCGGCGACGTCGAAGGGCGCATTCTACCACTACTTCTCGAGCAAGCAAGACGTGTTTCTCACGCTGATGGACGCGGTCGCCGGCGTGGTCGAAGCCGGTGCCGAAGCGGCGATCGCCGACGAGCCGACGGCGCTCCGCAAGGTCGAAAGCGCGCTCCGGGTCGTCTTGGAGACGGCCGAGGCGCGGCGGGATTTGGTGAAGATCCTGCTCGTCGAAGCGGTCGGGCTCAGCCCCGCCCTCGAGCAGAAACGTCTCGACATCCATCGCCGCTTCGCCCAGGTCATTCAACGGCATCTCGACCGCGCGGTCGTCGAGGGCGCGATCCCCTCCCAGAACACGGCGCTCGCCGCACAGGCGTGGCTCGGCACGCTTAACGAGGTGATCACGCAGTGGCTGGTCACGGGCGAGGGTCGCGTGACCGATCGGCTTCCAGACCTCAGAGTGCTGCTGCTCCGAAGCATCGGCGCGGCGGATGCGCGAAAGGAGAATGGCTCATGA
- a CDS encoding ABC transporter substrate-binding protein has translation MMSRRTMLTLALSLSSLGGAAGRLAAPAPARGQTRPALHIRVVHVPVLIFAPLYVAIERGYFTREGLDVELISTPGGTSAFVVLASGRAEAVIGGLGAGVFNAAARGLDFKVVGPVHLERPPVSTPLVVSRRAHDAGEIRAVRDLRGKRVSVNVLGSATEFWLNAAMLRGGLTLADIQPVEVNFPDVPAALANGAIAAGLLGEPLATLAEDRGQIAVLSDDFINGVQVTAAYFGGEFMRSHPDHAVGFMVAWLRACRDLSGGGFRRPDVARIIQKYTGVPADVVLRARRPYYEPNGELNFNDFVRLEEFFRTRGELTYTRPLPPRAYVDTSFVRRALALAGPFTPSP, from the coding sequence ATGATGAGCCGGCGGACCATGTTGACGCTCGCGCTCAGCCTATCGTCATTGGGCGGCGCCGCCGGGCGGCTGGCGGCGCCCGCGCCGGCGCGCGGGCAGACACGACCGGCCCTGCACATCCGCGTGGTGCACGTTCCGGTGCTCATCTTCGCCCCGCTGTACGTCGCGATTGAGCGCGGCTACTTCACGCGGGAAGGGCTGGACGTGGAGCTGATCAGCACGCCGGGGGGCACCTCCGCGTTCGTGGTGCTCGCGAGCGGACGCGCCGAGGCCGTGATCGGCGGACTGGGCGCCGGCGTCTTCAACGCCGCGGCGCGCGGCCTCGATTTCAAGGTCGTCGGCCCGGTCCATCTCGAGCGCCCGCCGGTGAGCACGCCGCTTGTGGTGAGCCGCCGGGCGCACGATGCGGGAGAGATCCGCGCCGTGCGCGACCTCCGCGGCAAGCGAGTGTCGGTCAACGTGCTCGGATCCGCGACCGAGTTCTGGCTGAACGCGGCGATGCTGCGCGGCGGGCTGACGCTCGCCGACATCCAGCCGGTGGAGGTGAACTTTCCGGACGTGCCGGCGGCGCTGGCCAACGGCGCGATCGCGGCCGGCCTCCTCGGCGAGCCGCTCGCCACGCTCGCGGAGGACCGCGGGCAGATCGCCGTGCTGAGCGACGACTTCATCAACGGCGTCCAGGTCACCGCGGCGTACTTCGGCGGCGAGTTCATGCGCAGCCACCCCGACCACGCGGTGGGATTCATGGTCGCCTGGCTGCGCGCGTGCCGCGATCTCTCCGGCGGCGGCTTCCGCCGGCCCGACGTGGCCCGCATCATTCAGAAGTACACCGGCGTGCCCGCGGACGTCGTGCTGCGGGCGCGGCGGCCGTACTACGAACCGAACGGGGAGTTGAACTTTAACGACTTCGTGCGGCTCGAGGAGTTCTTCCGAACGCGCGGCGAGCTCACCTACACGCGGCCGCTGCCGCCGCGGGCCTACGTCGACACCTCCTTCGTACGGCGGGCGCTCGCGCTCGCGGGACCGTTTACGCCGTCGCCATGA